One region of Bacteroidota bacterium genomic DNA includes:
- a CDS encoding DUF4293 domain-containing protein has protein sequence MIQRIQSIYLFFATASYVLLFFFSVFSITLEDGAKKVEMNGWQITTTINAEEPTVETEIQILPLVLLSLLILLSLTTIFFFKKRLLQQKFCRFLLLLGSGFIVSLVFVYDNLNTTFTGEPTYHYFIALAILPLFLFLLANKAIIKDEKLVRSMDRLR, from the coding sequence ATGATTCAAAGAATTCAAAGTATTTATTTATTTTTTGCTACAGCATCGTATGTTTTACTTTTCTTTTTCAGTGTCTTTTCTATCACTCTTGAAGATGGTGCAAAAAAAGTAGAAATGAACGGCTGGCAAATTACAACTACAATAAACGCAGAAGAACCAACTGTTGAAACAGAAATTCAAATATTACCTCTTGTTTTGTTATCATTATTAATATTGTTATCACTAACAACAATTTTCTTTTTTAAAAAGAGATTGCTTCAACAAAAGTTTTGCCGATTTTTACTTTTACTTGGTAGCGGATTTATTGTTTCTTTAGTTTTTGTTTATGATAATTTAAATACAACCTTCACGGGAGAACCCACATATCATTATTTTATAGCTTTAGCTATTCTACCTTTGTTTTTGTTTCTGTTGGCAAACAAAGCAATTATTAAGGATGAAAAATTAGTGCGTTCAATGGATAGGCTACGATAA
- a CDS encoding S-adenosylmethionine:tRNA ribosyltransferase-isomerase encodes MNINLEKYSYQLPKEKIAKFPEKKRSDSKLLVYKNGEITHTKFNNILDFIASDSLLVFNNTRVIQARLVFKKETGARIEIFCLEEITTDKNISKWKCLVGNKKKWKAGELTKVENYKNEKIVLKSRITSSNRKETIIEFEWNKDITFFELLNIFGETPLPPYIKRDVVPEDVNTYQTVYAQHSGAVAAPTAGLHFTQEIIDSLDKNKIKKDFVTLHVSAGTFQPIKEKNVIDHPMHNEQIIFTKQNIQNLIEFKNKIICVGTTSLRAIESLYWFGVMLKNDSNSKFQIEKLYPYEKLNSNLPSLKESLIEVLEYMSKNKIEILTGNTSIFIFPSYKFKICDILISNYHQPQSTLILLVAAFIGDDWKKVYDEALSKDYRFLSYGDSSILFS; translated from the coding sequence ATGAACATAAACTTAGAAAAATACAGCTATCAATTACCCAAAGAAAAGATTGCTAAATTTCCTGAAAAAAAACGAAGTGATTCAAAACTTCTTGTTTATAAAAATGGAGAAATAACTCACACTAAATTTAATAATATTCTTGATTTTATAGCTAGTGATTCATTGCTTGTTTTTAATAACACACGTGTGATACAAGCAAGATTGGTTTTTAAAAAAGAAACAGGAGCAAGGATAGAAATTTTTTGCCTTGAAGAAATTACTACTGATAAAAATATTTCAAAATGGAAATGCCTTGTTGGTAATAAAAAGAAATGGAAAGCCGGGGAACTCACAAAAGTAGAAAACTATAAAAATGAAAAAATTGTTTTAAAAAGTAGGATTACAAGTAGCAACCGAAAGGAAACAATAATTGAATTTGAATGGAATAAAGACATTACATTTTTTGAGCTTTTAAATATTTTCGGAGAAACTCCTTTGCCTCCATACATAAAAAGAGATGTTGTTCCTGAAGATGTAAACACCTATCAAACCGTTTATGCCCAGCACAGTGGTGCTGTTGCTGCTCCTACAGCAGGATTACATTTTACACAAGAGATTATTGATTCTTTGGATAAAAATAAGATTAAAAAAGATTTTGTAACACTTCATGTTAGTGCAGGAACTTTTCAGCCGATAAAAGAAAAAAATGTAATTGATCATCCTATGCACAACGAACAAATTATTTTTACAAAACAAAATATTCAGAATTTGATTGAGTTTAAAAATAAAATAATTTGTGTAGGCACTACTTCTTTAAGAGCAATTGAAAGTCTTTATTGGTTTGGAGTGATGCTTAAAAATGACAGCAATTCAAAATTTCAAATTGAAAAACTTTATCCTTACGAAAAATTAAATTCCAACCTTCCTTCACTCAAAGAAAGTCTTATTGAGGTTTTGGAATATATGTCAAAAAATAAAATTGAAATTTTAACAGGAAATACTTCAATTTTTATTTTTCCTTCATACAAATTTAAAATCTGTGATATTTTAATTTCAAATTATCATCAACCCCAAAGTACATTAATACTTCTCGTTGCGGCATTTATTGGCGATGATTGGAAAAAAGTGTATGATGAAGCTCTTTCTAAGGATTATCGTTTTTTAAGTTATGGCGATTCATCAATTTTATTTTCTTAA